The Theropithecus gelada isolate Dixy chromosome X, Tgel_1.0, whole genome shotgun sequence genome includes a window with the following:
- the FAM47B gene encoding protein FAM47B isoform X2, with protein MGDQRRLDRPRPPGMDSKSSSCDKQPSKCFAKRKHRRLRFPPMDPRNRVFVTEGVDDFRYGCRSPEGTLVCRRDEFLLPKISLRSPQADPKGKKKKLRKKAALISELSPAQPTTKAFVEGVEAQLTAKPPLAVNSSLGEDMPPDLLRVLKPLDPERKLEDTCACKGQEKTTEVPTEPGKYPCGEFCPRPPETPVSHLRLELPKTPVSSLRPEPPKTRVSSLRPEPPKTGASHLRPEPPKTRVSSLRPEPPKTGASHLRPEPPKTRVSSLRPEPPKTGASHLRPEPPKTRTPVSSLRPEPPETGGSHLRPEPPKTQVSSLRPEPPETGASNLCPEPPNTPRVSSLLRQLLKLDSDRKLEDAQARCEGRETTTEELTKPSKYFFWESCPRPFESRMPHLRLVLPKTRRMSSLCLEPRKTRRASSLCPEPTKTGVSHLKELFQEDTPSTMECISDSLERRFTSRKLRDFKWAGDLGIDAESISSLFDFTPECRATCQDENIEKANERSSELKYSMELDDMDEIDFSQIKEWDRRLQAAPNSYSVQGVKMRYGPWYFKPKLGKKVRSDKPLIDPKLVLKKPDEPDILDGLYGPIAFKDFILSKGYRMPGILERLFAKKGWTYDSVKTPMQRAMQVYKYKEDVTDASKED; from the exons ATGGGGGACCAGAGGCGGCTGGACCGGCCGAGGCCCCCGGGCATGGACTCCAAGTCCTCGTCCTGTGACAAACAGCCTTCCAAGTGCTTCGCGAAGCGCAAGCACAGGCGCCTGAGGTTCCCGCCTATGGACCCTCGGAACCGGGTATTTGTGACGGAGGGCGTGGACGACTTCCGCTATGGCTGTCGGTCTCCCGAAGGTACGCTCGTTTGTCGCCGTGACGAGTTTTTACTCCCCAAAATATCTCTCAGAAGTCCCCAAGCTGACCCCAAGGGCAAGAAAAAAAAGCTGCGCAAGAAAGCGGCCCTAATTTCCGAGCTCTCACCAGCCCAGCCAACAACGAAGGCGTTCGTAGAGGGAGTGGAAGCCCAGCTGACGGCCAAGCCTCCCTTGGCCgtgaactccagtctgggagaaGATATGCCTCCAGATCTACTACGTGTGCTGAAACCGCTGGATCCTGAGAGGAAGCTGGAGGACACATGCGCTTGTAAGGGCCAGGAGAAGACAACCGAGGTACCCACCGAGCCTGGTAAATACCCCTGTGGGGAATTCTGCCCGCGGCCTCCCGAGACTCCGGTGTCCCATCTCCGCCTGGAGCTACCCAAGACCCCGGTGTCCAGTCTCCGCCCAGAGCCTCCCAAGACTCGGGTGTCCAGTCTCCGCCCAGAGCCTCCCAAGACTGGAGCGTCCCATCTCCGCCCAGAACCTCCCAAGACTCGGGTGTCCAGTCTCCGCCCAGAGCCTCCCAAGACTGGAGCGTCCCATCTCCGCCCAGAACCTCCCAAGACTCGGGTGTCCAGTCTCCGCCCGGAGCCTCCCAAGACTGGAGCGTCCCATCTCCGCCCGGAGCCTCCTAAGACTCGC ACTCCGGTGTCCAGTCTCCGCCCGGAGCCTCCTGAGACTGGAGGGTCCCATCTCCGCCCAGAGCCTCCCAAGACTCAGGTGTCTAGTCTCCGCCCAGAGCCTCCCGAGACTGGAGCGTCTAATCTCTGCCCGGAGCCTCCCAACACTCCCCGGGTGTCCAGTCTCCTACGACAGTTGCTGAAACTGGACTCTGACAGGAAGTTGGAAGATGCACAGGCTCGTTGTGAGGGCCGAGAGACGACAACCGAGGAACTCACCAAGCCTAGTAAATACTTTTTTTGGGAATCCTGCCCGCGGCCTTTCGAGAGTCGTATGCCCCATCTCCGCCTAGTGCTTCCCAAGACTCGTCGAATGTCCAGTCTCTGCCTAGAGCCTCGCAAGACTCGTCGAGCATCCAGTCTCTGCCCGGAGCCTACCAAGACCGGAGTGTCCCATCTAAAAGAACTGTTTCAGGAAGATACACCAAGCACAATGGAGTGCATTTCTGACTCTCTTGAACGTAGATTCACATCGAGAAAACTCCGTGACTTCAAGTGGGCAGGAGACCTGGGAATTGATGCAGAATCCATCAGCAGTCTGTTTGACTTTACCCCTGAGTGCCGAGCAACCTGTCAAGACGAAAACATCGAGAAGGCAAACGAGCGTTCCTCAGAGCTGAAGTACAGCATGGAGCTAGATGACATGGATGAGATCGACTTCTCTCAGATAAAAGAATGGGACAGGAGACTCCAGGCGGCACCAAATTCTTACAGTGTACAAGGTGTGAAGATGAGGTATGGGCCATGGTACTTCAAGCCTAAGTTGGGGAAAAAGGTAAGAAGTGATAAACCTTTGATTGACCCCAAACTCGTACTTAAAAAGCCTGATGAACCCGACATTCTTGACGGTCTTTATGGACCAATTGCCTTTAAGGATTTCATTCTAAGCAAGGGCTACAGAATGCCTGGCATCCTTGAAAGACTGTTTGCCAAGAAGGGATGGACTTATGACTCTGTTAAGACTCCTATGCAACGTGCAATGCAAGTTTACAAGTACAAAGAGGACGTCACAGATGCATCGAAAGAAGATTAG
- the FAM47B gene encoding protein FAM47B isoform X1, which yields MGDQRRLDRPRPPGMDSKSSSCDKQPSKCFAKRKHRRLRFPPMDPRNRVFVTEGVDDFRYGCRSPEGTLVCRRDEFLLPKISLRSPQADPKGKKKKLRKKAALISELSPAQPTTKAFVEGVEAQLTAKPPLAVNSSLGEDMPPDLLRVLKPLDPERKLEDTCACKGQEKTTEVPTEPGKYPCGEFCPRPPETPVSHLRLELPKTPVSSLRPEPPKTRVSSLRPEPPKTGASHLRPEPPKTRVSSLRPEPPKTGASHLRPEPPKTRVSSLRPEPPKTGASHLRPEPPKTRVPPLRPEPPENGASHLHPEPPKTPVSGLCPEPPKTGASHLRPEPPKTPVSSLRPEPPKTGVSHLCPEPPETAVSHLCPLPPETPVSSLRPEPPETGGSHLRPEPPKTQVSSLRPEPPETGASNLCPEPPNTPRVSSLLRQLLKLDSDRKLEDAQARCEGRETTTEELTKPSKYFFWESCPRPFESRMPHLRLVLPKTRRMSSLCLEPRKTRRASSLCPEPTKTGVSHLKELFQEDTPSTMECISDSLERRFTSRKLRDFKWAGDLGIDAESISSLFDFTPECRATCQDENIEKANERSSELKYSMELDDMDEIDFSQIKEWDRRLQAAPNSYSVQGVKMRYGPWYFKPKLGKKVRSDKPLIDPKLVLKKPDEPDILDGLYGPIAFKDFILSKGYRMPGILERLFAKKGWTYDSVKTPMQRAMQVYKYKEDVTDASKED from the coding sequence ATGGGGGACCAGAGGCGGCTGGACCGGCCGAGGCCCCCGGGCATGGACTCCAAGTCCTCGTCCTGTGACAAACAGCCTTCCAAGTGCTTCGCGAAGCGCAAGCACAGGCGCCTGAGGTTCCCGCCTATGGACCCTCGGAACCGGGTATTTGTGACGGAGGGCGTGGACGACTTCCGCTATGGCTGTCGGTCTCCCGAAGGTACGCTCGTTTGTCGCCGTGACGAGTTTTTACTCCCCAAAATATCTCTCAGAAGTCCCCAAGCTGACCCCAAGGGCAAGAAAAAAAAGCTGCGCAAGAAAGCGGCCCTAATTTCCGAGCTCTCACCAGCCCAGCCAACAACGAAGGCGTTCGTAGAGGGAGTGGAAGCCCAGCTGACGGCCAAGCCTCCCTTGGCCgtgaactccagtctgggagaaGATATGCCTCCAGATCTACTACGTGTGCTGAAACCGCTGGATCCTGAGAGGAAGCTGGAGGACACATGCGCTTGTAAGGGCCAGGAGAAGACAACCGAGGTACCCACCGAGCCTGGTAAATACCCCTGTGGGGAATTCTGCCCGCGGCCTCCCGAGACTCCGGTGTCCCATCTCCGCCTGGAGCTACCCAAGACCCCGGTGTCCAGTCTCCGCCCAGAGCCTCCCAAGACTCGGGTGTCCAGTCTCCGCCCAGAGCCTCCCAAGACTGGAGCGTCCCATCTCCGCCCAGAACCTCCCAAGACTCGGGTGTCCAGTCTCCGCCCAGAGCCTCCCAAGACTGGAGCGTCCCATCTCCGCCCAGAACCTCCCAAGACTCGGGTGTCCAGTCTCCGCCCGGAGCCTCCCAAGACTGGAGCGTCCCATCTCCGCCCGGAGCCTCCTAAGACTCGCGTACCTCCTCTCCGCCCGGAGCCTCCCGAGAATGGAGCGTCTCATCTCCACCCAGAGCCTCCCAAGACTCCGGTGTCAGGTCTCTGCCCGGAGCCTCCCAAGACTGGAGCGTCTCATCTCCGCCCAGAGCCTCCCAAGACTCCGGTGTCCAGTCTCCGCCCAGAGCCTCCTAAGACTGGAGTGTCCCATCTCTGCCCGGAGCCTCCTGAGACTGCAGTGTCTCATCTCTGCCCGCTGCCTCCCGAGACTCCGGTGTCCAGTCTCCGCCCGGAGCCTCCTGAGACTGGAGGGTCCCATCTCCGCCCAGAGCCTCCCAAGACTCAGGTGTCTAGTCTCCGCCCAGAGCCTCCCGAGACTGGAGCGTCTAATCTCTGCCCGGAGCCTCCCAACACTCCCCGGGTGTCCAGTCTCCTACGACAGTTGCTGAAACTGGACTCTGACAGGAAGTTGGAAGATGCACAGGCTCGTTGTGAGGGCCGAGAGACGACAACCGAGGAACTCACCAAGCCTAGTAAATACTTTTTTTGGGAATCCTGCCCGCGGCCTTTCGAGAGTCGTATGCCCCATCTCCGCCTAGTGCTTCCCAAGACTCGTCGAATGTCCAGTCTCTGCCTAGAGCCTCGCAAGACTCGTCGAGCATCCAGTCTCTGCCCGGAGCCTACCAAGACCGGAGTGTCCCATCTAAAAGAACTGTTTCAGGAAGATACACCAAGCACAATGGAGTGCATTTCTGACTCTCTTGAACGTAGATTCACATCGAGAAAACTCCGTGACTTCAAGTGGGCAGGAGACCTGGGAATTGATGCAGAATCCATCAGCAGTCTGTTTGACTTTACCCCTGAGTGCCGAGCAACCTGTCAAGACGAAAACATCGAGAAGGCAAACGAGCGTTCCTCAGAGCTGAAGTACAGCATGGAGCTAGATGACATGGATGAGATCGACTTCTCTCAGATAAAAGAATGGGACAGGAGACTCCAGGCGGCACCAAATTCTTACAGTGTACAAGGTGTGAAGATGAGGTATGGGCCATGGTACTTCAAGCCTAAGTTGGGGAAAAAGGTAAGAAGTGATAAACCTTTGATTGACCCCAAACTCGTACTTAAAAAGCCTGATGAACCCGACATTCTTGACGGTCTTTATGGACCAATTGCCTTTAAGGATTTCATTCTAAGCAAGGGCTACAGAATGCCTGGCATCCTTGAAAGACTGTTTGCCAAGAAGGGATGGACTTATGACTCTGTTAAGACTCCTATGCAACGTGCAATGCAAGTTTACAAGTACAAAGAGGACGTCACAGATGCATCGAAAGAAGATTAG